In Vespula vulgaris chromosome 10, iyVesVulg1.1, whole genome shotgun sequence, the following are encoded in one genomic region:
- the LOC127066640 gene encoding transcriptional adapter 2B isoform X7, producing MADLYAKYNCTYCQEDITGLRVKCVECPDFDLCLQCFSAGAEIGQHKNDHSYQFMDSGTISIFNGRGNWTAREQLRLLDAIEQFGFGNWEDISKHIETRTPEEAKEEYIARYLDGNIGKHTWPPTESYTPNLTDQTKSDNGPLSPDLTSRLPPLDITPEEAAQLGYMPQRDDFERDYNHEAESLVSSLFLNPAEDDDLDIALKLAQVDMYTNNLRERARRKRVVRDYQLVSAFFASSRKDRGIKKRQTKEEKEFRDRMRTFAQFYTAQEYEQFLTNLERERELRLRLSELYRYREHGISRHEECAHFEQVMAQAQGQNDTADHWTEKKSAFVNRLYQFAFHLGQQWAVHTNTPPHLKKKRRRKKLLFHRPKVHCKARHNQQQLHNQSNQSQSDDDSSQSVGGAG from the exons ATGGCGG ATTTGTATGCGAAATACAACTGTACGTATTGTCAAGAAGACATCACGGGTCTGCGTGTTAAATGCGTCGAGTGCCCGGATTTCGACCTCTGTTTGCAG TGCTTTTCCGCTGGAGCTGAAATTGGTCAACACAAAAATGATCACTCTTATCAGTTTATG GATTCTGGTACCATTAGTATATTTAATGGACGAGGCAATTGGACCGCTAGAGAACAACTTAGACTTTTGGATGCCATTGAACAATTTGGCTTTGGGAATTGGGAGGATATCAGTAAACATATCGAAACTAGAACACCGGaag AagcgaaagaagaatatattgcTAGGTATCTGGATGGTAATATCGGAAAGCATACGTGGCCACCTACGGAAAGCTACACACCAAATCTTACGGATCAAACTAAGTCAGATAACGGACCATTATCGCCTGATCTCACATCTCGGTTACCTCCACTCGATATAACACCGGAGGAAGCGGCTCAATTAGGCTACATGCCTCAACGAGATGACTTTGAAAGA gATTATAATCATGAAGCAGAGTCTCTCGTTTCGTCATTATTTTTGAATCCTGCAGAGGATGATGATCTCGACATAGCACTTAAGCTAGCGCAAGTTGATATGTATACTAATAAtttaagagaaagagctaGAAGAAAACGTGTCGTACGGGATTATCAACTTGTGTCTGCTTTCTTTGCGTCGTCTAGAAAAGATAGAGGAATAAAGAAGCGacaaacgaaggaagaaaa AGAATTTAGGGACAGAATGCGCACTTTTGCACAATTTTATACAGCACAGGAATATGAGCAGTTCCTAACAAatcttgaaagagaaagagagcttcGGTTACGACTGTCGGAACTTTATCGTTATCGAGAGCATGGCATATCAAGACACGAAGAATGTGCTCATTTCGAACAAGTGATGGCACAGGCTCAGGGACAAAATGATACCGCGGATCACTGGACAGAGAAAAAATCT GCATTTGTGAACAGATTGTATCAGTTTGCATTTCACTTAGGGCAGCAGTGGGCCGTCCACACCAATACACCGCCACACCTCAAAAAAAAG agaagaagaaaaaaattactctTCCACCGACCGAAAGTCCACTGTAAAGCTAGACACAACCAGCAGCAGCTCCACAATCAATCAAATCAATCCCAATCGGACGATGATTCCAGCCAATCAGTGGGTGGAGCAGGATAG
- the LOC127066640 gene encoding transcriptional adapter 2B isoform X2, with amino-acid sequence MADLYAKYNCTYCQEDITGLRVKCVECPDFDLCLQCFSAGAEIGQHKNDHSYQFMDSGTISIFNGRGNWTAREQLRLLDAIEQFGFGNWEDISKHIETRTPEEAKEEYIARYLDGNIGKHTWPPTESYTPNLTDQTKSDNGPLSPDLTSRLPPLDITPEEAAQLGYMPQRDDFERDYNHEAESLVSSLFLNPAEDDDLDIALKLAQVDMYTNNLRERARRKRVVRDYQLVSAFFASSRKDRGIKKRQTKEEKEFRDRMRTFAQFYTAQEYEQFLTNLERERELRLRLSELYRYREHGISRHEECAHFEQVMAQAQGQNDTADHWTEKKSRECKTTFRALIILAAVGRPHQYTATPQKKEEEKNYSSTDRKSTVKLDTTSSSSTINQINPNRTMIPANQWVEQDSNPNTSSQHSTSSNSTVEKNCIVASSSSKTLSHLGETGERDIEMEASAHLLTKQEKSLCLQLDLKPMQYLTQKTLLLQEYLSGNRKSGIIPQSEPESKILHYLVANGWIAAN; translated from the exons ATGGCGG ATTTGTATGCGAAATACAACTGTACGTATTGTCAAGAAGACATCACGGGTCTGCGTGTTAAATGCGTCGAGTGCCCGGATTTCGACCTCTGTTTGCAG TGCTTTTCCGCTGGAGCTGAAATTGGTCAACACAAAAATGATCACTCTTATCAGTTTATG GATTCTGGTACCATTAGTATATTTAATGGACGAGGCAATTGGACCGCTAGAGAACAACTTAGACTTTTGGATGCCATTGAACAATTTGGCTTTGGGAATTGGGAGGATATCAGTAAACATATCGAAACTAGAACACCGGaag AagcgaaagaagaatatattgcTAGGTATCTGGATGGTAATATCGGAAAGCATACGTGGCCACCTACGGAAAGCTACACACCAAATCTTACGGATCAAACTAAGTCAGATAACGGACCATTATCGCCTGATCTCACATCTCGGTTACCTCCACTCGATATAACACCGGAGGAAGCGGCTCAATTAGGCTACATGCCTCAACGAGATGACTTTGAAAGA gATTATAATCATGAAGCAGAGTCTCTCGTTTCGTCATTATTTTTGAATCCTGCAGAGGATGATGATCTCGACATAGCACTTAAGCTAGCGCAAGTTGATATGTATACTAATAAtttaagagaaagagctaGAAGAAAACGTGTCGTACGGGATTATCAACTTGTGTCTGCTTTCTTTGCGTCGTCTAGAAAAGATAGAGGAATAAAGAAGCGacaaacgaaggaagaaaa AGAATTTAGGGACAGAATGCGCACTTTTGCACAATTTTATACAGCACAGGAATATGAGCAGTTCCTAACAAatcttgaaagagaaagagagcttcGGTTACGACTGTCGGAACTTTATCGTTATCGAGAGCATGGCATATCAAGACACGAAGAATGTGCTCATTTCGAACAAGTGATGGCACAGGCTCAGGGACAAAATGATACCGCGGATCACTGGACAGAGAAAAAATCT AGGGAATGTAAAACAACGTTCAGAGCTTTAATTATACT GGCAGCAGTGGGCCGTCCACACCAATACACCGCCACACCTCAAAAAAAAG aagaagaaaaaaattactctTCCACCGACCGAAAGTCCACTGTAAAGCTAGACACAACCAGCAGCAGCTCCACAATCAATCAAATCAATCCCAATCGGACGATGATTCCAGCCAATCAGTGGGTGGAGCAGGATAGCAATCCGAATACTTCCAGTCAACATTCTACAAGTTCCAATTCTAccgtagaaaaaaattgcattgTAGCATCATCTTCGTCGAAAACACTCTCACATTTGGGAGAAACAGGAGAACGAGACATAGAAATGGAGGCATCTGCACATCTTTTaacgaaacaagaaaaatcaTTATGTCTTCAGTTAGACTTGAAGCCGATGCAGTATTTAACACAAAAGACTTTGTTGTTACAA GAATATCTCAGTGGTAATAGAAAATCAGGGATTATACCTCAGTCGGAACCAGAGAGTAAGATACTTCATTATTTGGTAGCTAATGGTTGGATTGCAGCCAATTGA
- the LOC127066640 gene encoding transcriptional adapter 2B isoform X5: protein MADLYAKYNCTYCQEDITGLRVKCVECPDFDLCLQCFSAGAEIGQHKNDHSYQFMDSGTISIFNGRGNWTAREQLRLLDAIEQFGFGNWEDISKHIETRTPEEAKEEYIARYLDGNIGKHTWPPTESYTPNLTDQTKSDNGPLSPDLTSRLPPLDITPEEAAQLGYMPQRDDFERDYNHEAESLVSSLFLNPAEDDDLDIALKLAQVDMYTNNLRERARRKRVVRDYQLVSAFFASSRKDRGIKKRQTKEEKEFRDRMRTFAQFYTAQEYEQFLTNLERERELRLRLSELYRYREHGISRHEECAHFEQVMAQAQGQNDTADHWTEKKSGSSGPSTPIHRHTSKKREEEKNYSSTDRKSTVKLDTTSSSSTINQINPNRTMIPANQWVEQDSNPNTSSQHSTSSNSTVEKNCIVASSSSKTLSHLGETGERDIEMEASAHLLTKQEKSLCLQLDLKPMQYLTQKTLLLQEYLSGNRKSGIIPQSEPESKILHYLVANGWIAAN from the exons ATGGCGG ATTTGTATGCGAAATACAACTGTACGTATTGTCAAGAAGACATCACGGGTCTGCGTGTTAAATGCGTCGAGTGCCCGGATTTCGACCTCTGTTTGCAG TGCTTTTCCGCTGGAGCTGAAATTGGTCAACACAAAAATGATCACTCTTATCAGTTTATG GATTCTGGTACCATTAGTATATTTAATGGACGAGGCAATTGGACCGCTAGAGAACAACTTAGACTTTTGGATGCCATTGAACAATTTGGCTTTGGGAATTGGGAGGATATCAGTAAACATATCGAAACTAGAACACCGGaag AagcgaaagaagaatatattgcTAGGTATCTGGATGGTAATATCGGAAAGCATACGTGGCCACCTACGGAAAGCTACACACCAAATCTTACGGATCAAACTAAGTCAGATAACGGACCATTATCGCCTGATCTCACATCTCGGTTACCTCCACTCGATATAACACCGGAGGAAGCGGCTCAATTAGGCTACATGCCTCAACGAGATGACTTTGAAAGA gATTATAATCATGAAGCAGAGTCTCTCGTTTCGTCATTATTTTTGAATCCTGCAGAGGATGATGATCTCGACATAGCACTTAAGCTAGCGCAAGTTGATATGTATACTAATAAtttaagagaaagagctaGAAGAAAACGTGTCGTACGGGATTATCAACTTGTGTCTGCTTTCTTTGCGTCGTCTAGAAAAGATAGAGGAATAAAGAAGCGacaaacgaaggaagaaaa AGAATTTAGGGACAGAATGCGCACTTTTGCACAATTTTATACAGCACAGGAATATGAGCAGTTCCTAACAAatcttgaaagagaaagagagcttcGGTTACGACTGTCGGAACTTTATCGTTATCGAGAGCATGGCATATCAAGACACGAAGAATGTGCTCATTTCGAACAAGTGATGGCACAGGCTCAGGGACAAAATGATACCGCGGATCACTGGACAGAGAAAAAATCT GGCAGCAGTGGGCCGTCCACACCAATACACCGCCACACCTCAAAAAAAAG agaagaagaaaaaaattactctTCCACCGACCGAAAGTCCACTGTAAAGCTAGACACAACCAGCAGCAGCTCCACAATCAATCAAATCAATCCCAATCGGACGATGATTCCAGCCAATCAGTGGGTGGAGCAGGATAGCAATCCGAATACTTCCAGTCAACATTCTACAAGTTCCAATTCTAccgtagaaaaaaattgcattgTAGCATCATCTTCGTCGAAAACACTCTCACATTTGGGAGAAACAGGAGAACGAGACATAGAAATGGAGGCATCTGCACATCTTTTaacgaaacaagaaaaatcaTTATGTCTTCAGTTAGACTTGAAGCCGATGCAGTATTTAACACAAAAGACTTTGTTGTTACAA GAATATCTCAGTGGTAATAGAAAATCAGGGATTATACCTCAGTCGGAACCAGAGAGTAAGATACTTCATTATTTGGTAGCTAATGGTTGGATTGCAGCCAATTGA
- the LOC127066640 gene encoding transcriptional adapter 2B isoform X6 has translation MDSGTISIFNGRGNWTAREQLRLLDAIEQFGFGNWEDISKHIETRTPEEAKEEYIARYLDGNIGKHTWPPTESYTPNLTDQTKSDNGPLSPDLTSRLPPLDITPEEAAQLGYMPQRDDFERDYNHEAESLVSSLFLNPAEDDDLDIALKLAQVDMYTNNLRERARRKRVVRDYQLVSAFFASSRKDRGIKKRQTKEEKEFRDRMRTFAQFYTAQEYEQFLTNLERERELRLRLSELYRYREHGISRHEECAHFEQVMAQAQGQNDTADHWTEKKSRECKTTFRALIILAAVGRPHQYTATPQKKREEEKNYSSTDRKSTVKLDTTSSSSTINQINPNRTMIPANQWVEQDSNPNTSSQHSTSSNSTVEKNCIVASSSSKTLSHLGETGERDIEMEASAHLLTKQEKSLCLQLDLKPMQYLTQKTLLLQEYLSGNRKSGIIPQSEPESKILHYLVANGWIAAN, from the exons ATG GATTCTGGTACCATTAGTATATTTAATGGACGAGGCAATTGGACCGCTAGAGAACAACTTAGACTTTTGGATGCCATTGAACAATTTGGCTTTGGGAATTGGGAGGATATCAGTAAACATATCGAAACTAGAACACCGGaag AagcgaaagaagaatatattgcTAGGTATCTGGATGGTAATATCGGAAAGCATACGTGGCCACCTACGGAAAGCTACACACCAAATCTTACGGATCAAACTAAGTCAGATAACGGACCATTATCGCCTGATCTCACATCTCGGTTACCTCCACTCGATATAACACCGGAGGAAGCGGCTCAATTAGGCTACATGCCTCAACGAGATGACTTTGAAAGA gATTATAATCATGAAGCAGAGTCTCTCGTTTCGTCATTATTTTTGAATCCTGCAGAGGATGATGATCTCGACATAGCACTTAAGCTAGCGCAAGTTGATATGTATACTAATAAtttaagagaaagagctaGAAGAAAACGTGTCGTACGGGATTATCAACTTGTGTCTGCTTTCTTTGCGTCGTCTAGAAAAGATAGAGGAATAAAGAAGCGacaaacgaaggaagaaaa AGAATTTAGGGACAGAATGCGCACTTTTGCACAATTTTATACAGCACAGGAATATGAGCAGTTCCTAACAAatcttgaaagagaaagagagcttcGGTTACGACTGTCGGAACTTTATCGTTATCGAGAGCATGGCATATCAAGACACGAAGAATGTGCTCATTTCGAACAAGTGATGGCACAGGCTCAGGGACAAAATGATACCGCGGATCACTGGACAGAGAAAAAATCT AGGGAATGTAAAACAACGTTCAGAGCTTTAATTATACT GGCAGCAGTGGGCCGTCCACACCAATACACCGCCACACCTCAAAAAAAA agagaagaagaaaaaaattactctTCCACCGACCGAAAGTCCACTGTAAAGCTAGACACAACCAGCAGCAGCTCCACAATCAATCAAATCAATCCCAATCGGACGATGATTCCAGCCAATCAGTGGGTGGAGCAGGATAGCAATCCGAATACTTCCAGTCAACATTCTACAAGTTCCAATTCTAccgtagaaaaaaattgcattgTAGCATCATCTTCGTCGAAAACACTCTCACATTTGGGAGAAACAGGAGAACGAGACATAGAAATGGAGGCATCTGCACATCTTTTaacgaaacaagaaaaatcaTTATGTCTTCAGTTAGACTTGAAGCCGATGCAGTATTTAACACAAAAGACTTTGTTGTTACAA GAATATCTCAGTGGTAATAGAAAATCAGGGATTATACCTCAGTCGGAACCAGAGAGTAAGATACTTCATTATTTGGTAGCTAATGGTTGGATTGCAGCCAATTGA
- the LOC127066640 gene encoding transcriptional adapter 2B isoform X3 yields the protein MADLYAKYNCTYCQEDITGLRVKCVECPDFDLCLQCFSAGAEIGQHKNDHSYQFMDSGTISIFNGRGNWTAREQLRLLDAIEQFGFGNWEDISKHIETRTPEEAKEEYIARYLDGNIGKHTWPPTESYTPNLTDQTKSDNGPLSPDLTSRLPPLDITPEEAAQLGYMPQRDDFERDYNHEAESLVSSLFLNPAEDDDLDIALKLAQVDMYTNNLRERARRKRVVRDYQLVSAFFASSRKDRGIKKRQTKEEKEFRDRMRTFAQFYTAQEYEQFLTNLERERELRLRLSELYRYREHGISRHEECAHFEQVMAQAQGQNDTADHWTEKKSRECKTTFRALIILSGPSTPIHRHTSKKREEEKNYSSTDRKSTVKLDTTSSSSTINQINPNRTMIPANQWVEQDSNPNTSSQHSTSSNSTVEKNCIVASSSSKTLSHLGETGERDIEMEASAHLLTKQEKSLCLQLDLKPMQYLTQKTLLLQEYLSGNRKSGIIPQSEPESKILHYLVANGWIAAN from the exons ATGGCGG ATTTGTATGCGAAATACAACTGTACGTATTGTCAAGAAGACATCACGGGTCTGCGTGTTAAATGCGTCGAGTGCCCGGATTTCGACCTCTGTTTGCAG TGCTTTTCCGCTGGAGCTGAAATTGGTCAACACAAAAATGATCACTCTTATCAGTTTATG GATTCTGGTACCATTAGTATATTTAATGGACGAGGCAATTGGACCGCTAGAGAACAACTTAGACTTTTGGATGCCATTGAACAATTTGGCTTTGGGAATTGGGAGGATATCAGTAAACATATCGAAACTAGAACACCGGaag AagcgaaagaagaatatattgcTAGGTATCTGGATGGTAATATCGGAAAGCATACGTGGCCACCTACGGAAAGCTACACACCAAATCTTACGGATCAAACTAAGTCAGATAACGGACCATTATCGCCTGATCTCACATCTCGGTTACCTCCACTCGATATAACACCGGAGGAAGCGGCTCAATTAGGCTACATGCCTCAACGAGATGACTTTGAAAGA gATTATAATCATGAAGCAGAGTCTCTCGTTTCGTCATTATTTTTGAATCCTGCAGAGGATGATGATCTCGACATAGCACTTAAGCTAGCGCAAGTTGATATGTATACTAATAAtttaagagaaagagctaGAAGAAAACGTGTCGTACGGGATTATCAACTTGTGTCTGCTTTCTTTGCGTCGTCTAGAAAAGATAGAGGAATAAAGAAGCGacaaacgaaggaagaaaa AGAATTTAGGGACAGAATGCGCACTTTTGCACAATTTTATACAGCACAGGAATATGAGCAGTTCCTAACAAatcttgaaagagaaagagagcttcGGTTACGACTGTCGGAACTTTATCGTTATCGAGAGCATGGCATATCAAGACACGAAGAATGTGCTCATTTCGAACAAGTGATGGCACAGGCTCAGGGACAAAATGATACCGCGGATCACTGGACAGAGAAAAAATCT AGGGAATGTAAAACAACGTTCAGAGCTTTAATTATACT CAGTGGGCCGTCCACACCAATACACCGCCACACCTCAAAAAAAAG agaagaagaaaaaaattactctTCCACCGACCGAAAGTCCACTGTAAAGCTAGACACAACCAGCAGCAGCTCCACAATCAATCAAATCAATCCCAATCGGACGATGATTCCAGCCAATCAGTGGGTGGAGCAGGATAGCAATCCGAATACTTCCAGTCAACATTCTACAAGTTCCAATTCTAccgtagaaaaaaattgcattgTAGCATCATCTTCGTCGAAAACACTCTCACATTTGGGAGAAACAGGAGAACGAGACATAGAAATGGAGGCATCTGCACATCTTTTaacgaaacaagaaaaatcaTTATGTCTTCAGTTAGACTTGAAGCCGATGCAGTATTTAACACAAAAGACTTTGTTGTTACAA GAATATCTCAGTGGTAATAGAAAATCAGGGATTATACCTCAGTCGGAACCAGAGAGTAAGATACTTCATTATTTGGTAGCTAATGGTTGGATTGCAGCCAATTGA
- the LOC127066640 gene encoding transcriptional adapter 2B isoform X4, giving the protein MLLRSAVDRLALVSYIVIYNNKRDKLLLQNFCFSAGAEIGQHKNDHSYQFMDSGTISIFNGRGNWTAREQLRLLDAIEQFGFGNWEDISKHIETRTPEEAKEEYIARYLDGNIGKHTWPPTESYTPNLTDQTKSDNGPLSPDLTSRLPPLDITPEEAAQLGYMPQRDDFERDYNHEAESLVSSLFLNPAEDDDLDIALKLAQVDMYTNNLRERARRKRVVRDYQLVSAFFASSRKDRGIKKRQTKEEKEFRDRMRTFAQFYTAQEYEQFLTNLERERELRLRLSELYRYREHGISRHEECAHFEQVMAQAQGQNDTADHWTEKKSRECKTTFRALIILAAVGRPHQYTATPQKKREEEKNYSSTDRKSTVKLDTTSSSSTINQINPNRTMIPANQWVEQDSNPNTSSQHSTSSNSTVEKNCIVASSSSKTLSHLGETGERDIEMEASAHLLTKQEKSLCLQLDLKPMQYLTQKTLLLQEYLSGNRKSGIIPQSEPESKILHYLVANGWIAAN; this is encoded by the exons ATGTTATTGAGATCAGCTGTTGATCGGTTAGCTCTTGTGTCGTATATAGTTATCTACAATAATAAACGAGACAAGCTCTTATTACAGAACTTT TGCTTTTCCGCTGGAGCTGAAATTGGTCAACACAAAAATGATCACTCTTATCAGTTTATG GATTCTGGTACCATTAGTATATTTAATGGACGAGGCAATTGGACCGCTAGAGAACAACTTAGACTTTTGGATGCCATTGAACAATTTGGCTTTGGGAATTGGGAGGATATCAGTAAACATATCGAAACTAGAACACCGGaag AagcgaaagaagaatatattgcTAGGTATCTGGATGGTAATATCGGAAAGCATACGTGGCCACCTACGGAAAGCTACACACCAAATCTTACGGATCAAACTAAGTCAGATAACGGACCATTATCGCCTGATCTCACATCTCGGTTACCTCCACTCGATATAACACCGGAGGAAGCGGCTCAATTAGGCTACATGCCTCAACGAGATGACTTTGAAAGA gATTATAATCATGAAGCAGAGTCTCTCGTTTCGTCATTATTTTTGAATCCTGCAGAGGATGATGATCTCGACATAGCACTTAAGCTAGCGCAAGTTGATATGTATACTAATAAtttaagagaaagagctaGAAGAAAACGTGTCGTACGGGATTATCAACTTGTGTCTGCTTTCTTTGCGTCGTCTAGAAAAGATAGAGGAATAAAGAAGCGacaaacgaaggaagaaaa AGAATTTAGGGACAGAATGCGCACTTTTGCACAATTTTATACAGCACAGGAATATGAGCAGTTCCTAACAAatcttgaaagagaaagagagcttcGGTTACGACTGTCGGAACTTTATCGTTATCGAGAGCATGGCATATCAAGACACGAAGAATGTGCTCATTTCGAACAAGTGATGGCACAGGCTCAGGGACAAAATGATACCGCGGATCACTGGACAGAGAAAAAATCT AGGGAATGTAAAACAACGTTCAGAGCTTTAATTATACT GGCAGCAGTGGGCCGTCCACACCAATACACCGCCACACCTCAAAAAAAA agagaagaagaaaaaaattactctTCCACCGACCGAAAGTCCACTGTAAAGCTAGACACAACCAGCAGCAGCTCCACAATCAATCAAATCAATCCCAATCGGACGATGATTCCAGCCAATCAGTGGGTGGAGCAGGATAGCAATCCGAATACTTCCAGTCAACATTCTACAAGTTCCAATTCTAccgtagaaaaaaattgcattgTAGCATCATCTTCGTCGAAAACACTCTCACATTTGGGAGAAACAGGAGAACGAGACATAGAAATGGAGGCATCTGCACATCTTTTaacgaaacaagaaaaatcaTTATGTCTTCAGTTAGACTTGAAGCCGATGCAGTATTTAACACAAAAGACTTTGTTGTTACAA GAATATCTCAGTGGTAATAGAAAATCAGGGATTATACCTCAGTCGGAACCAGAGAGTAAGATACTTCATTATTTGGTAGCTAATGGTTGGATTGCAGCCAATTGA
- the LOC127066640 gene encoding transcriptional adapter 2B isoform X1, with translation MADLYAKYNCTYCQEDITGLRVKCVECPDFDLCLQCFSAGAEIGQHKNDHSYQFMDSGTISIFNGRGNWTAREQLRLLDAIEQFGFGNWEDISKHIETRTPEEAKEEYIARYLDGNIGKHTWPPTESYTPNLTDQTKSDNGPLSPDLTSRLPPLDITPEEAAQLGYMPQRDDFERDYNHEAESLVSSLFLNPAEDDDLDIALKLAQVDMYTNNLRERARRKRVVRDYQLVSAFFASSRKDRGIKKRQTKEEKEFRDRMRTFAQFYTAQEYEQFLTNLERERELRLRLSELYRYREHGISRHEECAHFEQVMAQAQGQNDTADHWTEKKSRECKTTFRALIILAAVGRPHQYTATPQKKREEEKNYSSTDRKSTVKLDTTSSSSTINQINPNRTMIPANQWVEQDSNPNTSSQHSTSSNSTVEKNCIVASSSSKTLSHLGETGERDIEMEASAHLLTKQEKSLCLQLDLKPMQYLTQKTLLLQEYLSGNRKSGIIPQSEPESKILHYLVANGWIAAN, from the exons ATGGCGG ATTTGTATGCGAAATACAACTGTACGTATTGTCAAGAAGACATCACGGGTCTGCGTGTTAAATGCGTCGAGTGCCCGGATTTCGACCTCTGTTTGCAG TGCTTTTCCGCTGGAGCTGAAATTGGTCAACACAAAAATGATCACTCTTATCAGTTTATG GATTCTGGTACCATTAGTATATTTAATGGACGAGGCAATTGGACCGCTAGAGAACAACTTAGACTTTTGGATGCCATTGAACAATTTGGCTTTGGGAATTGGGAGGATATCAGTAAACATATCGAAACTAGAACACCGGaag AagcgaaagaagaatatattgcTAGGTATCTGGATGGTAATATCGGAAAGCATACGTGGCCACCTACGGAAAGCTACACACCAAATCTTACGGATCAAACTAAGTCAGATAACGGACCATTATCGCCTGATCTCACATCTCGGTTACCTCCACTCGATATAACACCGGAGGAAGCGGCTCAATTAGGCTACATGCCTCAACGAGATGACTTTGAAAGA gATTATAATCATGAAGCAGAGTCTCTCGTTTCGTCATTATTTTTGAATCCTGCAGAGGATGATGATCTCGACATAGCACTTAAGCTAGCGCAAGTTGATATGTATACTAATAAtttaagagaaagagctaGAAGAAAACGTGTCGTACGGGATTATCAACTTGTGTCTGCTTTCTTTGCGTCGTCTAGAAAAGATAGAGGAATAAAGAAGCGacaaacgaaggaagaaaa AGAATTTAGGGACAGAATGCGCACTTTTGCACAATTTTATACAGCACAGGAATATGAGCAGTTCCTAACAAatcttgaaagagaaagagagcttcGGTTACGACTGTCGGAACTTTATCGTTATCGAGAGCATGGCATATCAAGACACGAAGAATGTGCTCATTTCGAACAAGTGATGGCACAGGCTCAGGGACAAAATGATACCGCGGATCACTGGACAGAGAAAAAATCT AGGGAATGTAAAACAACGTTCAGAGCTTTAATTATACT GGCAGCAGTGGGCCGTCCACACCAATACACCGCCACACCTCAAAAAAAA agagaagaagaaaaaaattactctTCCACCGACCGAAAGTCCACTGTAAAGCTAGACACAACCAGCAGCAGCTCCACAATCAATCAAATCAATCCCAATCGGACGATGATTCCAGCCAATCAGTGGGTGGAGCAGGATAGCAATCCGAATACTTCCAGTCAACATTCTACAAGTTCCAATTCTAccgtagaaaaaaattgcattgTAGCATCATCTTCGTCGAAAACACTCTCACATTTGGGAGAAACAGGAGAACGAGACATAGAAATGGAGGCATCTGCACATCTTTTaacgaaacaagaaaaatcaTTATGTCTTCAGTTAGACTTGAAGCCGATGCAGTATTTAACACAAAAGACTTTGTTGTTACAA GAATATCTCAGTGGTAATAGAAAATCAGGGATTATACCTCAGTCGGAACCAGAGAGTAAGATACTTCATTATTTGGTAGCTAATGGTTGGATTGCAGCCAATTGA